In a genomic window of Acropora muricata isolate sample 2 chromosome 2, ASM3666990v1, whole genome shotgun sequence:
- the LOC136893870 gene encoding von Willebrand factor A domain-containing protein 5A-like, whose translation MAGRFGLVQKQNKSQIPLKSIDIQVDVQGFTAHVVASMKYRNNEEKPIEAIFIFPLDEDAAVCGFQAIIDGRTIVAEVQDKKEAQDTYDDAVSSGQKVFLLEESDESSDIFRISVGNLPPWGEALVQLCFVSELSVESECRVVFVLPTVLNRRV comes from the coding sequence ATGGCCGGGAGGTTTGGACtagttcaaaaacaaaataaatctcAAATCCCTTTGAAGAGCATCGACATTCAAGTGGATGTACAGGGCTTTACAGCTCATGTAGTGGCCTCGATGAAATACAGAAACAACGAAGAGAAACCTATCGAagcgatttttatttttccgcTGGATGAAGACGCAGCAGTGTGTGGATTTCAAGCGATCATCGACGGTCGAACCATTGTGGCCGAGGTACAAGACAAGAAGGAAGCTCAAGATACCTACGACGATGCTGTTAGTAGCGGACAGAAAGTGTTTCTGCTCGAAGAAAGCGACGAAAGCTCGGATATTTTTCGAATAAGTGTTGGGAATTTACCACCGTGGGGCGAAGCTCTTGTacagctttgttttgtttcagagCTGTCAGTAGAAAGTGAATGCCGAGTGGTGTTTGTGCTTCCAACAGTCCTGAatcggcgggtctaa
- the LOC136906022 gene encoding von Willebrand factor A domain-containing protein 5A-like, which yields MAARFGLVQKQNKSQIPLESIDIQVDVQGFTAYVVASLTYRNNEEKPIEAIYIFPLDEDAAVCGFQAIIDGRTIVAEVQDKKEAQDTYDDAVSSGKSAFLLEESNESSDIFQISVGNLPPKREALVELRFVTELSVESEGRVVFVLPTVLNPRYSPAHTAPSLSSQIPRVSTVDLPYSFTFEMKVKAISAITEISSTSNTLKVEVDEINKAQATVSLAEPHNLTQDIVVHILAQEPFKPQAIVENGIKIEGREDTQGFMANPVAMLNFFPEFKNPETSEVGEFVFVIDRSGSMGGSRMDGAKTTLLLFLKSLPDSCFFNVVGFGSSFENLFEKSQPYNDENLKKATDLAQKMEADLGGTRILQPLQWVFSQPAVKGHPRQLFLLSDGEVANTNDVIQLVRKQAGTTRCFTFGIGLGVSTALIKGVARAGNGKAEFVSDQDDHLQTKVIRALKRSLQPVISDVSLTWDSPKGWAVQQIPSSLPPLYSGDRLVVYGLMKPSEKAIQGGQTVVRLQGTLTKGIKVEHAIKFPTPTSTITTDTVFDPISSSILHGLAAKSLIQVKQDELSEKSGVEKEECQSAIVSVSKSANVVSKYTSIVAVDKENHEPVSGPLIKRMVSTFAMCSPPMMVPLVAPGYLRFKSLDSSAMMESMETVETKKCGVPLCSSVPAGLCEGSSSTLTDSPGSPFLSLISLQQASGAWDLTDELLALCKVSKDAVITGCPKEIAVDTSKGKLLWATALALVLLRGKFLDQEDEWEMIAEKGKKWIKKNLPAALNCESMLESATIVIDV from the exons ATGGCCGCGAGGTTTGGACtcgttcaaaaacaaaataaatctcAAATTCCTTTGGAGAGTATCGACATTCAAGTGGATGTACAAGGCTTTACGGCTTACGTTGTGGCCTCGCTCACATACAGAAACAACGAAGAGAAGCCTATCGAAGCGATTTATATTTTTCCCCTAGATGAAGACGCAGCAGTGTGTGGATTTCAAGCGATCATCGACGGTCGAACCATTGTGGCCGAGGTACAAGACAAGAAGGAAGCTCAAGATACCTACGACGATGCTGTTAGTAGCGGAAAGAGTGCGTTTCTGCTCGAAGAAAGCAACGAAAGCTCGGATATTTTTCAGATAAGTGTTGGGAATTTACCACCGAAGAGGGAAGCCCTTGTAGAGCTCCGTTTTGTTACAGAGCTGTCAGTAGAAAGTGAAGGCCGAGTGGTGTTTGTGCTTCCAACAGTCCTGAATCCCAGATATTCCCCAGCGCACACCGCACCAAGTCTCAGCTCTCAAATTCCTAGAGTTTCCACCGTCGATTTACCTTACTCCTTTACGTTTGAGATGAAAGTGAAAGCTATTTCCGCTATTACTGAAATCTCTTCCACATCCAACACGTTGAAAGTTGAAGTCGACGAAATCAACAAGGCGCAGGCAACAGTTTCCCTAGCAGAACCACACAACTTAACACAAGATATCGTGGTTCACATTTTGGCACAGGAACCCTTCAAACCACAAGCAATCGTTGAAAATGGTATCAAAATAGAGGGTAGAGAAGATACACAAGGTTTCATGGCAAATCCAGTCGCTATGCTGAATTTCTTTCCTGAATTCAAAAATCCCGAAACGTCTGAAGTGGGCGAATTTGTGTTTGTGATTGATCGCAGTGGTAGTATGGGCGGATCCAGGATGGACGGCGCTAAAACTAccctgttgttgtttcttaagAGCTTACCTGACAGCTGTTTTTTTAATGTTGTGGGGTTTGGAAGCagttttgaaaacctttttgaAAAGAGCCAGCCATACAATGATGAAAACTTGAAGAAAGCGACTGATTTGGCCCAGAAAATGGAGGCTGACCTCGGTGGCACAAGAATCTTACAGCCACTGCAGTGGGTGTTTTCACAACCCGCTGTGAAAGGTCATCCAAGGCAGCTGTTCCTATTGAGTGATGGTGAGGTTGCTAACACTAATGATGTCATACAGTTGGTGCGAAAGCAGGCAGGTACTACAAG ATGCTTCACTTTTGGGATTGGCTTAGGGGTGTCCACTGCCCTCATAAAAGGTGTGGCAAGAGCAGGGAACGGAAAAGCTGAATTTGTCTCAGATCAGGATGACCACCTGCAGACAAAg GTTATAAGAGCCTTAAAGAGGTCACTTCAACCTGTGATCTCAGATGTGAGTTTAACCTGGGACTCACCAAAAGGCTGGGCTGTACAGCAGATTCCCTCATCTCTACCTCCACTCTACAGTGGGGACAGGCTGGTGGTATATGGCCTTATGAAGCCTTCTGAAAAAGCGATTCAAGGTGGGCAAACCGTGGTAAGACTACAGGGTACATTGACAAAGGGTATAAAAGTGGAACATGCGATCAAGTTTCCAACTCCAACATCAACCATAACCACTGATACAGTTTTTGATCCCATTTCGAGTTCCATCCTTCATGGTTTGGCAGCAAAATCCTTAATCCAAGTCAAACAAGACGAGCTCAGTGAGAAGTCCGGTGTGGAAAAGGAGGAATGCCAATCTGCCATTGTCAGTGTCAGCAAGTCAGCAAATGTAGTATCCAAGTACACGTCAATTGTGGCTGTCGATAAAGAGAATCACGAGCCCGTGTCTGGACCTTTAATTAAACGAATGGTATCAACTTTTGCAATGTGCTCGCCACCGATGATGGTACCTCTGGTAGCACCGGGCTATTTACGTTTTAAAAGTCTTGACTCGTCAGCGATGATGGAATCTATGGAAACagttgaaacaaagaaatgtgGAGTTCCTTTATGTTCCTCCGTACCAGCAGGTCTATGTGAAGGTAGTTCCAGCACACTCACAGACTCACCAGGTTCACCCTTTTTGTCATTGATATCACTACAGCAAGCCTCTGGTGCCTGGGATCTTACAGACGAATTGCTGGCACTATGCAAAGTAAGCAAGGATGCTGTGATCACAGGATGCCCAAAGGAGATTGCAGTTGACACATCCAAAGGGAAGCTTTTATGGGCAACTGCTCTTGCTTTGGTGCTATTAAGGGGCAAGTTCTTGGATCAAGAGGATGAATGGGAGATGATcgctgaaaaaggaaaaaaatggataAAGAAAAATCTACCAGCTGCTTTGAACTGCGAAAGTATGCTGGAATCTGCAACCATAGTCATTGACGTTTAG